One genomic region from Sorangium aterium encodes:
- a CDS encoding VWA domain-containing protein, which yields MDKREGWPDSVVNSARFAGVRVALRFFPRVADDVPACDQKAYSEPLVPFGPLPDNAGAIVAAIEAESPNGASTPIYPALGGALLQGIDVAEDHPGEASAVLLVTDGQPQGPAARCAGVNPEDPDAIADLAARAARYRFPVRTFVIGLPGVNQSFANQVAVAGGTDAAVLVGANNIAVEFQNALAKVTGQALPCEVEVPSQVAGGQVAFDDVNVLFGLDGAPQEVLPQRPGCDGPGWRYDNPASPAALVLCPDTCEAARGASIAKIQILLGCETVIL from the coding sequence GTGGACAAGCGCGAAGGCTGGCCTGACAGCGTCGTCAACAGCGCGAGGTTCGCCGGCGTGCGCGTGGCGCTGCGCTTCTTTCCGCGGGTCGCGGACGATGTTCCTGCCTGCGACCAGAAGGCGTACAGCGAGCCGCTCGTCCCGTTCGGTCCGCTCCCCGACAACGCGGGCGCCATCGTCGCGGCCATCGAGGCCGAGTCGCCGAACGGAGCGAGCACGCCCATCTATCCTGCGCTGGGCGGCGCGCTGCTCCAGGGCATCGACGTGGCCGAGGACCACCCCGGCGAGGCCTCGGCGGTGCTGCTCGTCACCGATGGACAGCCCCAGGGGCCTGCGGCCCGGTGCGCCGGGGTGAACCCGGAAGACCCGGACGCCATCGCGGATCTCGCGGCGCGGGCCGCGCGCTACCGCTTCCCGGTGCGCACCTTCGTGATCGGGCTCCCGGGCGTGAACCAGAGCTTCGCGAACCAGGTCGCGGTCGCGGGAGGCACTGACGCCGCCGTCCTCGTCGGGGCGAACAACATCGCCGTCGAGTTCCAGAACGCGCTCGCGAAGGTCACGGGGCAGGCGCTCCCGTGCGAGGTCGAGGTCCCTTCCCAGGTGGCCGGCGGACAGGTCGCGTTCGACGACGTCAACGTCCTCTTCGGGCTCGACGGCGCACCGCAGGAGGTCCTGCCTCAGCGCCCCGGCTGCGACGGCCCAGGCTGGCGCTACGACAACCCGGCTTCTCCCGCGGCCCTCGTGCTGTGCCCCGACACCTGCGAGGCCGCGAGGGGCGCTTCCATCGCGAAGATCCAGATCCTCCTCGGCTGCGAGACGGTGATCCTCTGA